A genome region from Baekduia alba includes the following:
- a CDS encoding exopolysaccharide biosynthesis polyprenyl glycosylphosphotransferase, with amino-acid sequence MSRIELSSSTSAEAVPLHAPLPGLPATATAPDVPLLRPRHDSTGLRRALQSRFLRPALDAACLTGSLVLALRWPGEPVWLGDGWPLLLFPPLVMLLLLLRGMYERRLRPTILDGVIPIAGSVSIAAMFVVIMQIYVGGADSFSSMTAHLWAASMLTVGGERVALLGVQRIARTRGLAGAPTLIVGAGTVGMRLARRLEQNPEYGLTPVGFLDADPMELGTHESPGIPVLGSPDELDWIAQLTGAEHVIIAFSSEPDERLVDLVRRCEALGLEVSLVPRLFESLNHRATYEPLGGTPLMGLRSVHPKGWQFTVKHAFDRIGAALLILAFAPLMAAIAITVRLSSPGPVIFRQRRVGRDGTVFDLFKFRSMRLPDPAAEGFRPGVDSAPGGVEGTDRRTWIGRVLRRTSLDELPQFFNVLLGEMSLVGPRPERPEFVELFETDIRRYGDRHRVKSGVTGWAQVHGLRGQTSLSDRVEWDNYYIEHWTLGLDFKILALTMLEVLRPAE; translated from the coding sequence GTGAGTCGCATCGAGCTCAGCAGCAGCACCAGCGCGGAAGCCGTGCCCTTGCACGCGCCGCTCCCTGGCCTGCCCGCGACCGCGACCGCGCCCGACGTCCCGCTTCTCCGCCCGCGCCACGATTCCACCGGCCTGCGCCGCGCGCTGCAGTCGCGCTTCCTGCGCCCGGCGCTCGACGCGGCGTGCCTCACCGGCTCGCTCGTGCTGGCGCTGCGCTGGCCAGGCGAGCCCGTCTGGCTCGGCGACGGCTGGCCGCTGCTGCTCTTCCCGCCGCTGGTGATGCTCCTGCTGCTGCTCCGCGGCATGTACGAGCGGCGCCTGCGGCCGACGATCCTCGACGGCGTCATCCCGATCGCCGGCTCGGTCTCGATCGCCGCGATGTTCGTGGTGATCATGCAGATCTACGTCGGCGGGGCGGACTCGTTCTCGTCGATGACGGCCCATCTGTGGGCCGCGTCGATGCTGACGGTCGGCGGCGAGCGTGTCGCGCTGCTCGGCGTCCAGCGGATCGCCCGGACGCGCGGCCTGGCTGGCGCGCCGACGCTGATCGTGGGCGCCGGCACCGTCGGCATGCGCCTCGCGCGGCGACTCGAGCAGAACCCCGAGTACGGGCTGACGCCCGTCGGCTTCCTCGACGCCGACCCGATGGAGCTCGGCACGCACGAGAGCCCCGGCATCCCGGTGCTCGGCTCGCCCGACGAGCTCGACTGGATCGCCCAGCTCACCGGCGCCGAGCACGTGATCATCGCGTTCTCGTCGGAGCCCGACGAGCGCCTCGTCGACCTCGTGCGCCGCTGCGAGGCGCTGGGGCTCGAGGTGTCGCTGGTCCCGCGCCTGTTCGAGTCGCTCAACCACCGCGCGACGTACGAGCCGCTGGGCGGCACGCCGCTCATGGGCCTGCGCAGCGTGCACCCCAAGGGCTGGCAGTTCACGGTCAAGCATGCGTTCGACCGCATCGGCGCCGCGCTCCTCATCCTCGCCTTCGCGCCGCTGATGGCCGCGATCGCGATCACCGTGCGGCTGTCCTCGCCCGGCCCCGTCATCTTCCGCCAGCGCCGCGTCGGCCGCGACGGCACGGTCTTCGACCTCTTCAAGTTCCGCTCGATGCGCCTGCCCGACCCGGCGGCCGAGGGCTTCAGGCCCGGCGTCGACAGCGCGCCCGGCGGCGTCGAGGGCACCGATCGCCGGACGTGGATCGGGCGCGTGCTGCGCCGGACGTCGCTCGACGAGCTGCCGCAGTTCTTCAACGTGCTGCTCGGCGAGATGAGCCTGGTGGGCCCGCGCCCGGAGCGGCCCGAGTTCGTCGAGCTCTTCGAGACCGACATCCGCCGCTACGGCGACCGTCACCGCGTGAAGTCCGGCGTGACCGGCTGGGCGCAGGTGCACGGCCTCCGCGGCCAGACGTCCCTGAGCGACCGCGTCGAGTGGGACAACTACTACATCGAGCACTGGACCCTGGGCTTGGACTTCAAGATCCTGGCCTTGACGATGCTCGAAGTGCTGCGCCCGGCCGAGTAG
- a CDS encoding universal stress protein, protein MFQQIVVGTDGSETAGKAVAQAAELAAAVNATLLVVSAFEPVSGTRLREEASHAPDDVRWMVNPREDVDATLESAVEVAADHGAQSKTFARQGDPADAILDVAEEQGADLIVVGNKGMTGAKRFLLGSVPNKVSHHAPCSVLIVRTT, encoded by the coding sequence ATGTTCCAGCAGATCGTTGTGGGCACCGACGGCTCCGAGACCGCCGGCAAGGCCGTGGCGCAGGCGGCCGAGCTGGCCGCGGCGGTGAACGCGACGCTGCTGGTCGTGTCCGCGTTCGAGCCGGTCAGCGGCACGCGGCTGCGCGAGGAGGCCTCGCACGCCCCCGACGACGTGCGCTGGATGGTCAACCCGCGCGAGGACGTCGACGCGACGCTCGAGTCCGCCGTCGAGGTCGCGGCCGATCATGGCGCGCAGTCCAAGACGTTCGCGCGTCAGGGCGACCCGGCCGACGCGATCCTCGACGTCGCCGAGGAGCAGGGCGCCGACCTCATCGTGGTCGGCAACAAGGGCATGACGGGCGCGAAGCGCTTCCTGCTGGGCTCGGTGCCCAACAAGGTGTCGCACCACGCGCCGTGCAGCGTGCTGATCGTCCGGACGACGTAG
- a CDS encoding S8 family serine peptidase, which translates to MPALSPRILAVVAAAAALASACAATAHAETVPNEVVVAYAGAHPHVVHTTRVAATIAKLRARPDVRYAVRNVVAHAAGAYVPDDPGRGSTPGRWSAVQWNFAGPAGVNAPDAWGHLIADGHPGGQGVKIAVLDTGVAYRRFGKTPASPDLASTKVVGGYDFVGHDPYANDRNGHGTHVASTIAEATNNDVGLTGLAYGASIMPVKVLDDTGEGDASVIADGVRFAVKHGAKVINLSLEFGSDISWRQIPQLIDAISEARSQGAVVVAASGNEADTAVAYPARNSNVLSVGSTTEHGCLSDFSNQGTGLDLVAPGGGQDAPLDDAGCDHSGPAGRNIAQMTLVGVHKTRIGIPRGYQGTSMAVPHVSATAALVIASGILGPDPSPDAVERRLEATARDLGPPGYDTRYGYGLVNAGAATDPTVPVA; encoded by the coding sequence TTGCCCGCACTGTCCCCACGCATCCTCGCTGTCGTCGCCGCCGCGGCCGCGCTGGCCTCTGCCTGCGCCGCCACCGCGCACGCCGAGACGGTCCCGAACGAGGTCGTCGTGGCCTACGCGGGGGCGCATCCCCACGTGGTCCACACCACGCGAGTGGCCGCGACGATCGCGAAGCTGCGCGCGCGGCCCGACGTCCGCTACGCGGTCCGCAACGTCGTCGCCCACGCCGCGGGCGCCTACGTCCCCGACGACCCCGGCCGCGGCTCCACGCCCGGGCGCTGGTCGGCCGTGCAGTGGAACTTCGCGGGCCCGGCGGGCGTCAACGCGCCCGATGCGTGGGGCCACCTGATCGCCGACGGCCACCCCGGCGGCCAGGGCGTGAAGATCGCCGTGCTCGACACCGGCGTCGCCTACCGGCGGTTCGGCAAGACGCCGGCGTCCCCGGATCTGGCGAGCACGAAGGTCGTCGGCGGCTACGACTTCGTCGGCCACGACCCCTACGCCAACGACCGCAACGGCCACGGCACGCACGTCGCCTCGACGATCGCCGAGGCCACCAACAACGACGTCGGCCTCACCGGCCTCGCCTACGGCGCGTCGATCATGCCGGTCAAGGTGCTCGACGACACCGGCGAGGGCGACGCGTCGGTCATCGCCGACGGCGTGCGCTTCGCGGTCAAGCACGGCGCGAAGGTCATCAACCTGAGCCTGGAGTTCGGCTCCGACATCAGCTGGCGGCAGATCCCGCAGCTGATCGACGCGATCAGCGAGGCGCGCTCGCAGGGCGCGGTGGTCGTCGCGGCCTCCGGCAACGAGGCCGACACCGCGGTCGCCTACCCCGCGCGCAACAGCAACGTCCTCTCGGTCGGCTCGACGACCGAGCACGGCTGCCTGTCGGACTTCTCCAACCAGGGCACGGGCCTGGACCTCGTCGCCCCCGGCGGCGGACAGGACGCCCCGCTCGACGACGCCGGCTGCGACCACAGCGGCCCGGCCGGCCGCAACATCGCGCAGATGACGCTGGTCGGCGTCCACAAGACGCGGATCGGGATCCCGCGCGGCTACCAGGGCACGTCGATGGCGGTCCCTCATGTCAGCGCGACCGCGGCGCTCGTCATCGCCTCCGGCATCCTCGGCCCGGACCCGTCGCCCGACGCCGTCGAGCGCCGGCTCGAGGCCACCGCGCGCGACCTCGGCCCGCCCGGCTACGACACGCGCTACGGCTACGGCCTGGTCAACGCCGGGGCGGCGACCGACCCGACCGTGCCGGTCGCGTAG
- the tadA gene encoding tRNA adenosine(34) deaminase TadA — MRMQQQDEAFMRIALEEARSAVAHDDVPIGAVVVADDGRVLGRGRNERELHEDPTAHAEVLALREAAAALGSWRVLGATLYVTLEPCTMCAGAIVLSRVPRVVFATTDPKAGAAGSVLDVLADTRLNHRPEVIGGVLADEAAELLRSFFRARR; from the coding sequence ATGAGGATGCAGCAGCAGGATGAAGCCTTCATGAGGATTGCGTTGGAGGAGGCGCGATCGGCCGTCGCGCACGACGACGTGCCGATCGGCGCGGTCGTCGTGGCCGACGACGGCCGGGTGCTCGGACGCGGGCGCAACGAGCGCGAGCTGCACGAGGATCCGACCGCGCACGCCGAGGTCCTGGCGCTGCGCGAGGCCGCCGCGGCGCTCGGCTCCTGGCGCGTGCTCGGCGCCACGCTGTATGTGACGCTGGAGCCCTGCACGATGTGCGCCGGCGCGATCGTCCTCTCCCGCGTGCCCCGCGTCGTGTTCGCGACGACCGACCCGAAGGCCGGCGCGGCCGGCAGCGTGCTGGACGTCCTGGCCGACACGCGCCTGAACCACCGGCCCGAGGTCATCGGCGGCGTCCTGGCCGACGAGGCCGCGGAGCTGCTGCGGTCCTTTTTCCGAGCGCGACGCTGA
- a CDS encoding cupredoxin domain-containing protein has translation MLTTRALTALVALLAVAAFGAASASASSALPGAHISALQTVPEASYPGMQKLTYLYGPIKISPGQNTIEAQANNLKPAVPGYITKFQPDLVYAKTNAQGGHDTPRVDVIHLHHGVWLVARDGGLYPTFAAGEEKTIFDFPQGFGYKYDPSDGWIMNYMIHNLTPNPDSVYIKYTIDFVPASEPAAAGITEAKPLWMDVAGIKPYPVFDALKGSGTKGKFTFPTQAKGAQKKDIGVAHQWTAPKDMTLVTTAGHLHPGGLYNDLTATRSGQTKELFRSEAKYYEPAGAVSWDVSMTGAKPDWRIALKAGDTINTTVTYDTSKASWYESMGIMVVFYADGILPGAKDPFTQAIDWHGLVTHGHLKENDNHGGDPESGLPDARDVLDGTSPSNVDIKGYIYGQGDLSLTGSTGRPPVVRAGRSLKFTNLDATRAMTPTGSAYHTITACKAPCAATTGIAYPIANGSVQFDSGELGYGPDLPLAGFGGKFTPAANRNTWKTPKDLSAGTYTYFCRIHPFMRGAFRVVGANGKGSVTKKSKAKKT, from the coding sequence ATGCTCACGACCCGCGCCCTGACCGCGCTGGTCGCCCTGCTCGCGGTCGCCGCCTTCGGCGCCGCGTCCGCCTCCGCCTCCAGCGCGCTGCCCGGGGCGCACATCTCTGCCCTCCAGACCGTGCCGGAGGCGAGCTACCCCGGCATGCAGAAGCTCACCTACCTCTACGGGCCGATCAAGATCAGCCCCGGCCAGAACACGATCGAGGCGCAGGCCAACAACCTCAAGCCGGCGGTCCCGGGCTACATCACCAAGTTCCAGCCGGACCTGGTCTACGCCAAGACCAACGCGCAGGGCGGCCACGACACCCCGCGCGTGGACGTCATCCACCTGCACCACGGCGTCTGGCTCGTCGCGCGCGACGGCGGGCTGTACCCGACGTTCGCGGCCGGCGAGGAGAAGACGATCTTCGACTTCCCGCAGGGCTTCGGCTACAAGTACGACCCGAGCGACGGCTGGATCATGAACTACATGATCCACAACCTGACGCCGAACCCCGACAGCGTGTACATCAAGTACACGATCGACTTCGTGCCGGCCAGCGAGCCGGCGGCGGCCGGCATCACCGAGGCCAAGCCGCTGTGGATGGACGTCGCGGGCATCAAGCCCTACCCGGTCTTCGACGCCCTCAAGGGCAGCGGGACCAAGGGCAAGTTCACGTTCCCGACGCAGGCCAAGGGCGCGCAGAAGAAGGACATCGGCGTGGCCCACCAGTGGACCGCACCCAAGGACATGACCTTGGTCACGACCGCCGGCCACCTGCACCCGGGCGGGTTGTACAACGACCTGACCGCGACGCGCAGCGGCCAGACCAAGGAGCTGTTCCGCTCCGAGGCCAAGTACTACGAGCCCGCGGGCGCCGTGTCGTGGGACGTGTCGATGACCGGCGCCAAGCCCGACTGGCGGATCGCGCTGAAGGCCGGCGACACCATCAACACCACCGTCACCTACGACACGAGCAAGGCCTCGTGGTACGAGTCGATGGGCATCATGGTGGTCTTCTACGCCGACGGCATCCTGCCCGGCGCCAAGGACCCGTTCACGCAGGCGATCGACTGGCACGGGCTGGTCACGCACGGGCACCTCAAGGAGAACGACAACCACGGCGGCGACCCGGAGAGCGGGCTGCCCGACGCGCGCGACGTCCTCGACGGCACGAGCCCGTCCAACGTCGACATCAAGGGCTACATCTACGGCCAGGGCGACCTGAGCCTCACCGGCTCCACCGGCCGCCCCCCGGTCGTCCGCGCCGGCCGGTCGCTCAAGTTCACCAACCTGGACGCGACGCGGGCCATGACCCCGACCGGCTCCGCCTACCACACGATCACCGCGTGCAAGGCCCCGTGCGCGGCCACGACCGGCATCGCCTACCCGATCGCCAACGGCTCGGTCCAGTTCGACTCCGGCGAGCTCGGCTACGGCCCGGACCTCCCGCTCGCGGGCTTCGGCGGCAAGTTCACGCCGGCGGCCAACCGCAACACGTGGAAGACGCCGAAGGACCTCTCGGCCGGCACCTACACCTACTTCTGCCGCATCCACCCGTTCATGCGCGGCGCCTTCCGCGTCGTCGGCGCGAACGGGAAGGGCAGCGTCACGAAGAAGAGCAAGGCCAAGAAGACCTGA
- a CDS encoding TetR/AcrR family transcriptional regulator — protein MTTSKSTRLSPDARREQLVALGLDLLGRTPPDQVSIESIARAAGISKGLLYHYFPTKSDFVVAVLRRSRDELERRMAPDLTVELSVGERLDASIDAFLGYVRDHAVGFLAIAHAHGGEDPAIRAVIAENRARRVSAMVEFAAALSCGPREDVESPALVVALEGWLSFCEGVVARWLERDDIGRAEVRHLMRTNLLATLASVADLDPRPAAGRLARAADALRTGPVAA, from the coding sequence GTGACGACCTCCAAGAGCACGCGCCTCTCTCCCGACGCCCGCCGCGAGCAGCTGGTCGCGCTCGGCCTCGATCTGCTCGGCCGCACGCCGCCCGATCAGGTCTCGATCGAGTCGATCGCCCGCGCCGCCGGGATCTCGAAGGGCCTGCTCTACCACTACTTCCCGACCAAGTCGGACTTCGTCGTCGCGGTCCTGCGGCGCTCTCGCGACGAGCTGGAGCGCCGGATGGCGCCGGACCTGACCGTCGAGCTCAGCGTCGGCGAGCGGCTCGACGCGTCGATCGACGCGTTCCTCGGCTACGTCCGCGACCACGCCGTCGGCTTCCTCGCGATCGCGCACGCGCACGGGGGCGAGGACCCGGCGATCCGCGCGGTCATCGCCGAGAACCGCGCCCGGCGCGTGAGCGCGATGGTCGAGTTCGCCGCGGCGCTGTCGTGCGGCCCGCGCGAGGACGTCGAGTCGCCGGCGCTCGTCGTCGCGCTCGAGGGCTGGCTGTCGTTCTGCGAGGGCGTCGTGGCGCGCTGGCTGGAGCGCGACGACATCGGCCGCGCCGAGGTCCGCCACCTCATGCGCACCAACCTCCTGGCGACGCTGGCCTCGGTCGCCGACCTCGACCCGCGGCCGGCCGCGGGTCGCCTGGCGCGCGCGGCCGACGCGCTGCGCACCGGCCCGGTCGCGGCCTGA
- a CDS encoding glycosyltransferase, producing the protein MFRCPDRRIAPRRDVEVVVPVYNEQMALETSIRRLHAFLSDGFPFSWRIVIADNASTDGTPFIAADLARELPNVAHLRLDRKGRGLALREAWSRSDARVVSYMDVDLSTDLRGLLPLVAPLLSGHSDVAIGSRLARGANVTRGPKRELISRSYNKILHAALRVQFTDAQCGFKAVTRAAAAQLLPQIRDDGWFFDTELLVLAGRAGLRTHEVPVDWVDDPDSRVDVARTAAEDLQGVARLAFATPIARFVAVGIASTMAYALLFVLMREGGIGAGAANAIALAVTAVANTAANRRLTFGVMGRRGLLKQHAAGGAVYVLTLALTAGALGVLHGVAPGASRTVELAVLVGASLVATVTRYVALKTWVFAGARRERRVVAAAPADDKPGIALAETRP; encoded by the coding sequence ATGTTCCGCTGCCCCGACCGCCGCATAGCTCCTCGGCGAGATGTCGAGGTCGTCGTTCCCGTCTACAACGAGCAGATGGCGCTGGAGACCAGCATCCGCCGGCTTCACGCCTTCCTCTCGGACGGCTTCCCGTTCTCCTGGCGCATCGTCATCGCGGACAACGCCAGCACCGACGGCACGCCGTTCATCGCCGCCGATCTCGCGCGGGAGCTGCCGAACGTGGCGCACCTGCGGCTGGACCGCAAGGGGCGCGGCCTCGCGTTGCGCGAGGCGTGGTCGCGGTCGGACGCGCGCGTCGTCTCCTACATGGACGTCGACCTGTCGACGGACCTGCGCGGGCTGCTGCCGCTGGTGGCGCCGCTGCTCAGCGGCCACAGCGACGTCGCGATCGGCTCGCGCCTGGCGCGCGGGGCCAACGTCACGCGCGGCCCCAAGCGCGAGCTCATCAGCAGGTCCTACAACAAGATCCTGCACGCCGCGCTGCGCGTGCAGTTCACCGACGCGCAGTGCGGCTTCAAGGCCGTCACCCGCGCGGCGGCCGCGCAGCTGCTGCCGCAGATCCGCGACGACGGCTGGTTCTTCGACACCGAGCTGCTCGTCCTCGCCGGCCGCGCCGGCCTGCGCACGCACGAGGTGCCCGTCGACTGGGTCGACGACCCGGACTCGCGCGTGGACGTCGCGCGCACGGCGGCCGAGGACCTCCAGGGCGTCGCCCGCCTCGCGTTCGCGACGCCGATCGCGCGCTTCGTCGCGGTCGGGATCGCGTCGACCATGGCCTACGCCTTGCTGTTCGTCCTGATGCGGGAGGGCGGGATCGGCGCGGGCGCGGCCAACGCGATCGCGCTCGCGGTGACCGCGGTCGCCAACACGGCGGCCAACCGCCGGCTGACCTTCGGCGTGATGGGTCGGCGCGGGCTGCTCAAGCAGCACGCGGCGGGCGGCGCGGTCTACGTGCTCACGCTCGCGCTGACGGCGGGGGCGCTCGGCGTCCTGCACGGCGTCGCGCCCGGCGCCTCGCGCACCGTCGAGCTCGCGGTGCTGGTCGGGGCGAGCCTCGTCGCGACGGTCACGCGCTACGTCGCGCTCAAGACCTGGGTCTTCGCAGGCGCGCGGCGGGAGCGACGCGTCGTCGCGGCGGCGCCGGCGGACGACAAGCCCGGGATCGCGCTGGCCGAGACGCGCCCGTAG
- a CDS encoding ArnT family glycosyltransferase, producing the protein MSTATPASVRAPRTSPGSSARERLRALRIPVPAPELLVLLAVAAVLDLWALDRNGFANTYYSAAVRSMAGSWHNFLYNSFDEAGLQTLDKPPLALWVQALSVRVFGFSSWAMLVPQALMGVGTVALAYDMVKRVFGRPAGFAAGLVLALTPITVAVSRHNNPDALVVLCSTAALWFTIRAALDGRTKWLVWAGVMVGAGFETKMGTGLLVLPALAVAYFWVAPRGRLVAVRQLLAGGVAAAVVGLAWPVLMWLTPAAGRPWISGTSDNSIWSLILNYNGVGRLDGQAGGPGGAAGGGGPGGGGGGGGMGSVFGGDTGLTRLVDASLGGQAGWLLGMAIVGGLGVAVVSGLRRRDARTGFILAAGGAFLTCAVAFSFAKGIFHPYYVSMLAPFTAVLVGATVGTVLRGEVAARIIGPLAILGGLVTEVMVVHRGAADVDSLIPLAIVAGVAGAAVLAAKVPTKVRGIALAVALGAMLIAPASWSAQTLGHATSTTFPAGGPSSQGGFGGAPGGGGRAMGGGFGGGGQPPPMPGAATGGQVSPPAGFSTQGQSAGAGGATTGGAGGMFGGNANLTEALTYANAHGGGTIGVSSQQGAAETIIQSGAKVAGLGGFSGRESEVTAQWLAQAVADGRIRYVLTDGTTGGMGNDGRVGSTALMTVVQKVGKETSVSGLYDLRGQAAAIRAAAG; encoded by the coding sequence ATGTCGACCGCGACCCCTGCCTCCGTACGCGCCCCGCGCACGTCTCCCGGCTCCTCCGCCCGGGAGCGCCTGCGCGCGCTCCGGATCCCCGTGCCCGCGCCCGAGCTGCTCGTGCTGCTCGCCGTCGCCGCCGTCCTGGACCTCTGGGCCTTGGACCGCAACGGCTTCGCCAACACCTACTACTCGGCGGCCGTCCGGTCGATGGCCGGGAGCTGGCACAACTTCTTGTACAACTCGTTCGACGAGGCTGGTCTGCAGACGCTGGACAAGCCGCCGCTGGCCCTGTGGGTCCAGGCGCTCTCGGTCCGCGTGTTCGGGTTCTCGTCGTGGGCGATGCTCGTGCCGCAGGCGCTCATGGGCGTCGGCACGGTCGCGTTGGCCTATGACATGGTCAAGCGCGTCTTCGGCCGGCCGGCGGGCTTCGCCGCCGGGCTCGTGCTCGCGCTGACGCCGATCACGGTCGCGGTCTCGCGCCACAACAACCCCGACGCGCTGGTCGTGCTGTGCTCCACGGCGGCCCTGTGGTTCACGATCCGCGCGGCGCTCGACGGTCGCACCAAGTGGCTGGTCTGGGCCGGCGTGATGGTCGGCGCCGGCTTCGAGACGAAGATGGGCACCGGCCTGCTGGTCCTGCCGGCGCTGGCCGTCGCGTACTTCTGGGTCGCGCCGCGCGGCCGGCTCGTCGCCGTCCGCCAGCTCCTGGCCGGCGGCGTGGCGGCGGCGGTCGTCGGGCTCGCGTGGCCCGTGTTGATGTGGTTGACGCCGGCGGCCGGCCGCCCCTGGATCTCGGGCACGAGCGACAACTCGATCTGGTCGTTGATCCTCAACTACAACGGCGTCGGCCGCCTCGACGGCCAGGCCGGGGGGCCGGGCGGCGCGGCGGGCGGCGGGGGCCCGGGCGGCGGCGGAGGTGGCGGCGGCATGGGCTCGGTCTTCGGCGGCGACACCGGCCTCACGCGGCTGGTCGACGCGAGCCTCGGCGGCCAGGCCGGCTGGCTGCTCGGCATGGCGATCGTCGGCGGCCTCGGCGTCGCGGTCGTCAGCGGCCTGCGCCGGCGCGACGCGCGGACCGGCTTCATCCTCGCCGCGGGCGGGGCGTTCCTGACCTGCGCCGTGGCGTTCTCCTTCGCCAAGGGCATCTTCCACCCCTACTACGTGTCGATGCTCGCGCCCTTCACCGCGGTGCTGGTCGGCGCGACGGTCGGGACGGTGCTGCGCGGCGAGGTGGCCGCCCGGATCATCGGGCCGCTGGCGATCCTCGGCGGTCTCGTCACCGAGGTGATGGTCGTCCATCGCGGCGCGGCGGACGTCGACAGCCTGATCCCGCTGGCGATCGTCGCCGGCGTGGCGGGCGCGGCCGTGCTGGCCGCGAAGGTCCCGACGAAGGTGCGCGGCATCGCGCTGGCCGTCGCGCTGGGCGCCATGCTGATCGCGCCGGCGTCGTGGTCGGCGCAGACGCTGGGCCACGCCACGAGCACCACGTTCCCCGCGGGCGGCCCGTCGTCGCAGGGCGGCTTCGGCGGGGCCCCGGGCGGCGGCGGGCGCGCGATGGGCGGCGGCTTCGGCGGCGGCGGCCAGCCCCCGCCGATGCCGGGCGCGGCGACCGGCGGCCAGGTCTCCCCGCCCGCCGGGTTCTCGACCCAGGGCCAGAGCGCCGGTGCGGGCGGCGCCACCACCGGCGGCGCCGGCGGCATGTTCGGCGGCAACGCCAACCTGACCGAGGCGCTGACCTACGCCAACGCCCACGGCGGCGGCACCATCGGCGTCTCCAGCCAGCAGGGCGCGGCCGAGACGATCATCCAGAGCGGCGCCAAGGTCGCGGGCCTCGGCGGCTTCTCCGGCCGCGAGTCCGAGGTCACCGCGCAGTGGCTGGCGCAGGCCGTCGCGGACGGCCGGATCCGCTACGTCCTGACCGACGGCACCACCGGCGGGATGGGCAACGACGGCCGCGTCGGCTCGACCGCGCTGATGACGGTCGTGCAGAAGGTGGGCAAGGAGACGAGCGTGTCTGGCCTCTACGACCTACGGGGGCAGGCCGCCGCGATCCGGGCCGCGGCCGGGTAG